CCCCAAATTCACGGAATCCATACCTTCCAAGGTCTTGTACAGTTGTTTGTAATCCGGATTTCATCACCTTAAAGATTGGGGTCCTCATCTTTCAGACCAGCTCTTTCTTATTGTTATATTTTCATTCGCTAAAGCATGTTTTAATTCTAAAATAAAGTCTAATGCAGCAGGTTCATCACCATGGATACACACTGTATCTGCGGTTATAGCCACTTCAGTTCCATCTGTCGCTGTAACTTTTTTTTCTTCTATCATTCGGATGACTCGCTGTGCAGCGAATTTCAGATCATGAATGATGCTGTTATTTTCATTCCTTGAAGTTAACGTTCCATCTGGCTGATAGGTCCGGTCAGCAAACACTTCCTGAACCGTTACTAAACCCTTTTCTTTTCCTGCATGAATTAATTCACTTCCCGCCAGTCCAAATAGGATTAAGCTAGAATCAAAATCTGCAACTGCCTGTGCAATAGCGTCTGCAATCAGTCGTGATTTAGCAGCCATATTATACATAGCTCCATGGGGTTTAACATGGACGAGTTTTACTCCTTCGGCAACAGCAAATGCATTCAATGCGCCGATTTGATAGAGTGTAAGATTGTAAATTTCTCTAGGGGCTACGTTCATTTCCCTCCGCCCAAACCCCAATATATCTGGTAATCCTGGATGTGCACCAATATTAACTTGATGTTTCTTGGCCATTTGTATGGTTTCCCTCATTACATTATGATCTCCCGCATGGTACCCACATGCAATATTCGCTGATGAAATATGCTTCAAAATCTCTTTATCATTACCAATTTTAAATACTCCATAACTTTCTCCAAGATCACAATTAAGGTCAATGTAATTCACGTTATTTGCTCTCCCTTCTTGTAAGTCATAACTTCATACTTTTTCAATTCAAACCGTTCTTTAATAGCAAGAAACTCTTCATATCCTACAGGAAAAAAGGTTATATAGTTTCCTGCGGACAATAGCGAAGGTTTGACATTCTCGATGTCAAATAGTGTTAATGGGGTGATTCCAATTATTCTCCACCCCGAAGGAACCTCGGCAGGATATATTCCTGTTTGGTCGCCGCCAATTCCCACCGAACCTGCCGCTACCTTCGCTCTGGGTTTTTCTAAACGAGGAGTTGAAATTATTTTATTTAAACCGCCGAGGTACGGAAAACCTGGTACAAAACCAATCATATGTACTAAATATTCTTTGTTCGAATGTAAACTAATAACTTCTTGTTCACTAATGTTATTATACGCTGCAACAAAAGGTAAATCAGGTCCAGTCTTTCCCCCATAATAAACCGGTATCCTGTAGACGATAGGGTTTTGCGGTATCGAGTTCACGGCTAATTCCATCAAGGAATAAACCATTTTTTCTAATTGGCTGTACCTTATTTTTAGTGGGTCATAAAAAATAGCCATAGAAGTATAAGTTGGAACACACTCGATAACCCCATCAATCTTAAGACGTCTAATATTTTGTGAAAAGTGATTGATTTGGTGATGAGTGCTCTCATTAATTTCATTACCAAATGAAATACTGATTGCTGAATCACCTATTGGTACAATTTCGATACTCAATTACCTCACCTATTTTCGAACTATCTGTTAAATTACTATCTACTTTAT
This genomic stretch from Neobacillus niacini harbors:
- a CDS encoding LamB/YcsF family protein, which translates into the protein MNYIDLNCDLGESYGVFKIGNDKEILKHISSANIACGYHAGDHNVMRETIQMAKKHQVNIGAHPGLPDILGFGRREMNVAPREIYNLTLYQIGALNAFAVAEGVKLVHVKPHGAMYNMAAKSRLIADAIAQAVADFDSSLILFGLAGSELIHAGKEKGLVTVQEVFADRTYQPDGTLTSRNENNSIIHDLKFAAQRVIRMIEEKKVTATDGTEVAITADTVCIHGDEPAALDFILELKHALANENITIRKSWSER
- the pxpB gene encoding 5-oxoprolinase subunit PxpB; its protein translation is MSIEIVPIGDSAISISFGNEINESTHHQINHFSQNIRRLKIDGVIECVPTYTSMAIFYDPLKIRYSQLEKMVYSLMELAVNSIPQNPIVYRIPVYYGGKTGPDLPFVAAYNNISEQEVISLHSNKEYLVHMIGFVPGFPYLGGLNKIISTPRLEKPRAKVAAGSVGIGGDQTGIYPAEVPSGWRIIGITPLTLFDIENVKPSLLSAGNYITFFPVGYEEFLAIKERFELKKYEVMTYKKGEQIT